In one window of Sphingomonas glaciei DNA:
- a CDS encoding helicase HerA-like domain-containing protein, protein MASIFIGARSGGTQPQQLELARANRHGLIAGATGTGKTVTLQGLVEGFSAAGVPTFVADVKGDLAGLAMAGSPMTKTHEVFAARAAELGITDWQYRDCPVQFWDLFGEQGHPIRTTVSEMGPLLLARLMNLNDVQEGVMSIAFHVADKEGLLLLDLDDLQAMLVACGERADELTLEYGNVAKSTVGAIQRSLLQLRSQGGDHFFGEPALDLEDFLKLGEDGRGIVNILAADKLMASPRLYSTFLLWLLSELFELLPEIGDSDKPKLCFFFDEAHLLFDDAPPALLEKVEQVVRLIRSKGVGVYFITQNPIDIPDKVAGQLGNRVQHALRAFTPRDQAAVKSAAETFRANPDVDVATAITQLKVGEALVSLLLPDGSPSPVERALIRPPSTRVGPLSAQERAIFVGTDAIGSKYDERIDRDSAEEILHAKAGEAAAAADAARADKEAAKAAALQAKEDARLAKEQARADLAAQREADRQQRESERQAERERVAAEREAARQAREAARPTMFDKAVQSAARSAASSVGRQLGGRLLRGILGGLLK, encoded by the coding sequence ATGGCGAGCATCTTCATCGGCGCGCGGAGTGGCGGGACCCAGCCGCAACAGCTCGAACTGGCGCGCGCCAATCGCCACGGCCTGATCGCCGGCGCGACCGGCACGGGCAAGACCGTGACCCTGCAGGGGCTTGTCGAAGGCTTCAGCGCCGCCGGCGTCCCGACCTTCGTCGCCGACGTGAAGGGCGATCTCGCCGGTCTCGCCATGGCCGGCTCGCCGATGACCAAGACCCACGAGGTCTTCGCTGCGCGCGCCGCCGAACTCGGAATCACAGACTGGCAGTATCGCGATTGCCCGGTGCAGTTCTGGGATCTGTTCGGCGAACAGGGCCACCCGATCCGCACCACCGTCAGCGAGATGGGCCCGCTGCTTCTCGCCCGGCTGATGAACCTCAACGACGTGCAGGAAGGCGTGATGAGCATCGCCTTCCACGTCGCGGACAAGGAAGGCCTACTCCTCCTCGACCTCGACGACCTGCAGGCGATGCTCGTCGCCTGCGGTGAGCGGGCCGACGAACTGACCCTCGAATATGGCAATGTCGCCAAGTCCACGGTCGGCGCGATCCAGCGCAGCCTGCTTCAGCTCCGTAGCCAGGGCGGCGACCATTTTTTCGGCGAGCCTGCGCTCGACCTCGAGGACTTCCTCAAGCTCGGCGAGGACGGCCGCGGGATCGTCAACATCCTCGCCGCCGACAAGTTGATGGCGTCGCCGCGGCTTTACTCCACCTTCCTGCTTTGGCTGCTGAGCGAACTGTTCGAGCTGCTTCCGGAGATCGGCGACAGCGACAAGCCCAAGCTGTGCTTCTTCTTCGACGAGGCTCACCTGCTGTTCGACGACGCCCCGCCCGCGCTTCTCGAGAAGGTCGAGCAGGTGGTCCGGCTGATCCGCTCCAAGGGGGTCGGGGTCTATTTCATCACCCAGAACCCGATCGACATTCCCGACAAGGTCGCCGGGCAACTCGGCAACCGCGTCCAGCACGCGCTGCGCGCCTTTACCCCGCGCGACCAGGCCGCGGTGAAGAGCGCCGCCGAGACCTTCCGCGCCAATCCCGACGTCGACGTCGCTACCGCGATCACCCAGCTTAAGGTCGGCGAAGCCCTGGTCTCGTTGCTGTTGCCTGATGGCAGCCCCTCGCCGGTCGAACGCGCACTGATCCGCCCGCCTTCGACCCGGGTCGGCCCGCTAAGCGCCCAGGAACGCGCGATCTTCGTCGGCACCGACGCGATCGGCAGCAAGTATGACGAGCGCATCGACCGCGACAGCGCCGAGGAGATCCTTCACGCCAAGGCCGGCGAGGCCGCCGCCGCGGCCGATGCCGCGCGCGCCGACAAGGAAGCGGCCAAGGCGGCCGCGCTGCAGGCCAAGGAAGACGCCCGGCTCGCCAAGGAACAGGCCCGCGCCGACTTGGCAGCCCAGCGCGAGGCCGATCGCCAGCAGCGCGAAAGCGAACGCCAGGCCGAGCGTGAACGGGTCGCCGCCGAGCGCGAGGCTGCACGCCAGGCGCGTGAGGCGGCGCGTCCGACCATGTTCGACAAGGCCGTCCAGTCCGCCGCCCGCTCTGCCGCTTCCTCGGTCGGCCGTCAGCTCGGTGGACGGCTGCTGCGCGGGATCCTCGGCGGCCTCCTCAAGTAA
- a CDS encoding Do family serine endopeptidase, whose protein sequence is MRYAYGLAAALLIGGSAFSIATGPVGAQVAQNAPAALPPRGAPGSFADLAARLQPAVVNIQTKQRVPVRQGQTDPLAEFLRRFGQPGQGGGQGQGQGQAPQSRESGSLGSGFIISADGYVVTNNHLIQGAGGTGTVDSVTVILTDRRELPARIIGRDAASDLALLKIEGSNFPFVNWGDSNRARVGDWVMAIGNPYGLGGTVTAGIISALHRGITGAGAYDRYIQTDASINMGNSGGPMFDLNGNVIGVNSALISPTGASVGIGLAIPAELARPVIDSLRRGQRPQRGYLGISLLPIGESEAAALGIPRNQGELVRSVVPGQPAARAGIQQGDVIVRVSGREVTPDETASYLISLVTPGQRVPIEVVRDGRRTTINATVAQRPTDEELARISGGTPEGQAFDPNDQNAPAVPAGQALGLSLQPLTADIARAINVPADTRGLVVTNVDANSDAAEKGLRRGDVILSVNRQAVTSTAQVGAAVEAARRAGRTAVLLLVKRGQAPEGFIGVDIAR, encoded by the coding sequence GTGCGCTACGCCTATGGTCTCGCCGCGGCCCTGCTGATCGGCGGGAGCGCTTTCTCGATCGCCACCGGACCGGTCGGCGCGCAGGTCGCCCAGAATGCGCCCGCCGCCTTGCCGCCGCGCGGGGCACCCGGCTCCTTTGCCGATCTCGCCGCCCGGCTTCAGCCGGCAGTGGTCAACATCCAGACCAAGCAGCGCGTCCCGGTCCGCCAGGGCCAGACTGATCCGCTAGCCGAATTCCTGCGCCGCTTCGGCCAGCCCGGACAGGGCGGCGGCCAGGGCCAGGGCCAGGGCCAAGCCCCGCAGAGCCGCGAGTCCGGCTCGCTCGGCTCGGGCTTCATCATCTCGGCCGATGGCTATGTCGTCACCAACAATCATCTGATCCAGGGCGCCGGCGGTACCGGCACGGTCGACAGCGTCACGGTCATCCTGACCGACCGCCGTGAGCTTCCGGCTCGGATCATCGGCCGCGACGCTGCCAGCGACCTCGCCCTGCTCAAGATCGAGGGCAGCAACTTCCCGTTCGTCAACTGGGGCGACAGCAACCGCGCCCGGGTCGGCGACTGGGTGATGGCGATCGGCAATCCCTACGGCCTCGGCGGCACCGTTACCGCCGGCATCATCTCGGCCCTCCATCGCGGGATCACCGGCGCCGGCGCCTATGACCGCTACATCCAGACCGACGCCAGCATCAACATGGGCAACAGTGGCGGCCCGATGTTCGACCTCAATGGCAACGTCATCGGCGTGAACTCGGCGCTGATCAGCCCGACCGGCGCAAGCGTCGGCATCGGCCTCGCGATCCCGGCCGAGCTTGCCCGTCCGGTGATCGACAGCCTGCGCCGCGGCCAGCGTCCGCAGCGTGGCTACCTCGGCATCAGCCTGCTGCCGATCGGCGAAAGCGAAGCCGCCGCGCTCGGCATTCCAAGGAACCAGGGCGAACTGGTTCGCTCGGTCGTTCCCGGGCAGCCTGCCGCTCGCGCCGGAATCCAGCAGGGCGACGTCATCGTCCGGGTGTCGGGCCGCGAGGTCACTCCCGACGAGACCGCTTCCTACCTGATCTCGCTGGTCACTCCGGGGCAGCGGGTTCCGATCGAGGTGGTCCGCGACGGCCGCCGGACCACCATCAACGCCACCGTGGCCCAGCGCCCGACCGACGAGGAACTGGCGCGGATCAGCGGCGGCACGCCCGAAGGCCAGGCGTTCGATCCCAACGACCAGAACGCCCCCGCAGTCCCGGCTGGCCAGGCGCTCGGCCTGTCGCTGCAACCGCTGACCGCGGACATTGCGCGCGCGATCAACGTCCCCGCCGACACTCGCGGCCTGGTGGTCACCAACGTCGATGCGAACAGCGATGCGGCCGAAAAGGGTCTTCGCCGCGGCGACGTGATCCTTTCGGTCAATCGCCAGGCGGTCACCAGCACGGCGCAGGTCGGCGCCGCGGTCGAGGCTGCCCGCCGCGCGGGTCGCACCGCCGTCCTCCTGCTGGTCAAGCGCGGACAGGCGCCCGAAGGCTTCATCGGCGTCGACATCGCCCGCTAA
- the hflC gene encoding protease modulator HflC: MNTLLRRPMLAGFILLALLITLLSSVVIVPETRQALIVQFGKPDRILNRTTSGQVIGGDGAGLAFKVPFFEDIVWIDKRVRDVDMERQMVLSTDQLRLEVDAFARYRVVDPLRMYIRARSEERVSDALRPILGSVLRNELGRRPFADLLSPERQGAMDSIRRNLDTIARQYGVQIIDVRIKRADLPDGTPLQSAYDRMKTAREQEARSIRATGARQAQVIRAEADAQAASTYAASFGKDPAFYDFYRAMQAYQRTFVGEDGKARPTNVILSPQNDFLREFTRGGER; encoded by the coding sequence ATCAACACCCTGCTGCGCCGGCCGATGCTCGCCGGCTTCATCCTCCTCGCCCTGCTGATCACACTGCTGTCGAGCGTGGTGATCGTGCCCGAGACCCGGCAGGCGCTGATCGTCCAGTTTGGGAAGCCCGACCGGATCCTCAACCGCACCACCTCGGGGCAGGTGATCGGCGGCGACGGCGCCGGCCTTGCCTTCAAGGTTCCGTTCTTTGAGGACATCGTGTGGATCGACAAGCGCGTCCGCGACGTCGACATGGAGCGCCAGATGGTGCTGTCGACCGACCAGCTGCGGCTCGAGGTCGATGCGTTTGCCCGCTACCGCGTGGTCGATCCCCTGCGCATGTACATCCGCGCCCGTTCGGAAGAACGGGTCAGCGACGCGCTTCGCCCGATCCTCGGTTCGGTGCTCCGGAACGAGCTTGGCCGCCGGCCCTTCGCCGACCTGCTCAGCCCCGAACGCCAGGGCGCGATGGACAGCATCCGCCGCAACCTCGACACCATCGCGCGCCAGTATGGCGTGCAGATCATAGACGTCCGGATCAAGCGCGCCGATCTTCCCGACGGCACCCCGCTGCAGTCGGCCTATGACCGGATGAAGACCGCGCGCGAGCAGGAAGCCCGCTCGATCCGCGCCACCGGCGCCCGCCAGGCGCAGGTCATCCGGGCCGAAGCCGACGCCCAGGCCGCCAGCACCTATGCCGCCAGCTTCGGCAAGGATCCGGCCTTCTACGATTTCTACCGCGCGATGCAGGCCTATCAGCGGACCTTCGTCGGCGAAGACGGCAAAGCCCGTCCGACGAACGTAATCCTCTCTCCGCAGAATGATTTCCTGCGGGAGTTCACCCGGGGGGGTGAGCGGTGA
- the hflK gene encoding FtsH protease activity modulator HflK, which yields MNMTPGWAARARGLFADNKGPWGSSTGSTPPPGSGGPDNPGPASPWGTPGPNRPRGPGASVTSLDDFLARGRARFGGGRGGTTPPSKSMIGWGLLAVVLLWLVFTSFHRIAPEERGVVTQVGRYSRTLGPGIGFTLPSPLERVQKVDVENIRNVDLGSTSTETLMLTGDQNIIDIAYSVRWNVRDPELFLFEIQNPEETIQQVAESAMRAALSAVTLDQAIGEGRGQIENQVQENMQRILDSYKSGVLIQGVAVKQADPPAAVNDAFKAVSASQQAAQSDINQARAYALQLAQLSQGEATAFDKVYEQYRLAPEVTRRRMYYETMERVLQNVDKTIVEAPGVTPYLPLNQTRPPAAAIAEPGAQAPAAGAGR from the coding sequence ATGAACATGACACCGGGGTGGGCAGCACGCGCGCGCGGCCTTTTTGCCGATAACAAGGGTCCTTGGGGATCGAGCACCGGCTCGACCCCGCCGCCAGGCAGTGGCGGACCTGATAATCCCGGGCCCGCAAGCCCGTGGGGAACGCCCGGCCCGAACCGCCCGCGCGGACCGGGCGCCAGCGTCACCAGCCTCGACGATTTCCTCGCCCGTGGCCGTGCCCGCTTCGGCGGTGGCCGTGGCGGCACCACGCCGCCCAGCAAGTCGATGATCGGCTGGGGCCTGCTCGCGGTCGTCCTGCTGTGGCTGGTGTTCACCAGCTTCCACCGCATCGCCCCCGAAGAACGCGGCGTCGTCACCCAGGTCGGCCGCTACAGCCGGACGCTCGGTCCCGGCATCGGCTTCACCCTGCCCAGCCCGCTCGAGCGGGTGCAGAAGGTCGACGTCGAGAATATCCGAAACGTCGACCTCGGCTCGACCTCGACCGAGACGCTGATGCTGACCGGTGACCAGAACATCATCGACATCGCTTATTCGGTGCGCTGGAACGTCCGCGACCCCGAGCTCTTCCTGTTCGAGATCCAGAACCCCGAGGAGACCATCCAACAGGTCGCCGAAAGCGCGATGCGCGCGGCGCTGTCGGCCGTCACGCTCGACCAGGCGATCGGCGAGGGCCGCGGCCAGATCGAGAACCAGGTGCAGGAAAACATGCAGCGAATCCTCGACAGTTATAAGTCGGGGGTCCTGATCCAGGGCGTTGCGGTCAAGCAGGCCGATCCGCCCGCCGCCGTCAACGACGCCTTCAAGGCGGTCAGCGCGTCGCAGCAGGCGGCGCAGTCCGACATCAACCAGGCCCGTGCCTATGCGCTCCAGCTCGCCCAGCTCAGCCAAGGTGAGGCGACCGCCTTCGACAAGGTCTACGAACAATATCGCCTCGCCCCCGAGGTGACCCGTCGCCGTATGTATTACGAGACCATGGAGCGTGTGCTGCAGAACGTCGACAAGACCATCGTCGAGGCGCCCGGCGTGACGCCCTACCTGCCATTGAACCAGACCCGTCCTCCCGCCGCGGCGATCGCCGAGCCCGGGGCACAGGCGCCTGCCGCGGGAGCCGGTCGATGA
- a CDS encoding Mrp/NBP35 family ATP-binding protein, with the protein MAMTLDQQSFGPDVARLRSVRLLDGVATLVADATGLGEGERTELEARLKAAALAQPGVTEVRVAMTASKAAGPKLIAVGSGKGGVGKSTVSVNLAIALARLGHKVGIIDADIYGPSQPTLLGTSERPEARDKQLIPVEAQGVKLLSVGQLVSPGHALAWRGPMASGALAQLVEGDWSGTELIIVDLPPGTGDVQLSLIQKSRPVGAVVVSTPQDLALIDARRAIDLFGKTSVPVLGIIENMAGYQCPHCGETSDPFGSGGAEAAAAELGVPFLGRLPLSASLRAESDAGRPPAAGDGPAAAAFRTLAEAVLAQLA; encoded by the coding sequence ATGGCCATGACCCTTGATCAACAATCGTTCGGCCCCGACGTGGCGCGCCTTCGTTCGGTCCGCCTTCTCGACGGCGTCGCGACGCTGGTCGCAGATGCCACCGGCCTCGGCGAGGGAGAACGGACCGAGCTCGAAGCGCGGCTAAAGGCGGCGGCCCTCGCGCAGCCCGGCGTGACCGAGGTGCGGGTGGCGATGACGGCGAGCAAGGCGGCAGGGCCGAAGCTGATAGCGGTCGGGTCCGGCAAGGGCGGGGTCGGCAAGTCGACCGTCTCGGTCAACCTGGCGATCGCGCTGGCGCGCTTGGGGCACAAGGTCGGAATCATCGACGCCGACATCTACGGCCCCTCGCAGCCGACTTTGCTGGGCACCAGCGAGCGGCCCGAAGCGCGCGACAAGCAGCTGATCCCGGTCGAAGCGCAGGGGGTGAAACTGCTGTCGGTCGGGCAGCTGGTCAGCCCCGGCCATGCGCTGGCCTGGCGCGGGCCGATGGCGTCGGGCGCGCTGGCGCAGCTGGTCGAGGGCGACTGGTCGGGCACCGAGCTGATCATCGTCGACCTGCCGCCCGGCACCGGCGACGTGCAATTGTCCTTAATCCAGAAGTCGCGGCCGGTCGGGGCGGTGGTGGTATCCACCCCGCAGGACTTGGCGCTGATCGATGCGCGCCGCGCGATCGACCTGTTCGGCAAGACCAGCGTGCCGGTGCTGGGGATCATCGAGAATATGGCGGGCTACCAATGCCCCCATTGCGGCGAAACGTCGGACCCGTTCGGAAGCGGCGGGGCCGAAGCGGCGGCGGCGGAGCTGGGCGTGCCGTTCCTCGGGCGCTTGCCGCTATCGGCCAGCCTGCGCGCGGAAAGCGATGCCGGGCGGCCTCCGGCGGCGGGTGACGGACCCGCGGCGGCGGCATTCCGGACGCTGGCTGAGGCCGTGCTGGCGCAGCTCGCCTAG
- a CDS encoding TldD/PmbA family protein, whose translation MLSEPQAADLAASLVEAARKAGASAADAMIGISRSSGISVRLGELEDIDHSESFEVSLRSFDGERSATVSSASLDPAGFAELAERAMAMARQAPEDPFAGLADPALLGSGVSDDLGLFDPTVAALSDLEARARQAEQAARAVAGVSNSNGASSGSGQNLVALATSTGFARATRSSFFSCSASVIAGDAGALQRDYASHSSRFLAHLDDPEEIGRKAGERAAARLNPIRPSSGACPVFFDPRVSSSLLGHFVAAVTGSAIARKTSFLLDALGTQLFGPGIVIRDDPLRPRGLRSRAFDGEGLPCRPLDLVADGILTSWLATSADARQLGIAPTGHAGRSVGGSPGAGPSNLALLPGAKSRDELLASVPRAILVTELIGQGVNPVTGDFSRGAAGFVVEGGVIGRAVAEITIAGNLKQMFATLEPASDLELRRGIDAPTLLVPEMTVASA comes from the coding sequence ATGTTGAGCGAACCCCAAGCCGCCGATCTTGCCGCCTCCCTGGTCGAGGCCGCCCGCAAGGCCGGCGCCAGCGCCGCCGACGCGATGATCGGGATCAGCCGCTCGAGCGGCATTTCGGTCCGCCTCGGCGAACTGGAAGACATCGATCATAGCGAATCCTTCGAGGTGTCGCTGCGCTCCTTCGACGGCGAGCGCTCGGCCACCGTCTCCTCCGCCAGCCTCGACCCGGCCGGCTTCGCCGAATTGGCGGAACGCGCGATGGCCATGGCCCGCCAGGCACCCGAGGACCCCTTCGCCGGCCTCGCCGATCCTGCCCTGCTGGGCAGCGGTGTGAGCGACGATCTTGGCCTGTTCGACCCCACCGTGGCCGCCCTGTCCGACCTCGAAGCCCGCGCCCGGCAGGCCGAGCAGGCAGCCCGCGCGGTGGCCGGGGTCAGCAACAGCAACGGCGCATCATCGGGCTCGGGGCAGAACCTCGTCGCGCTCGCCACCTCGACCGGTTTCGCCCGCGCCACCCGCAGCAGCTTCTTCAGCTGCTCGGCGAGCGTGATCGCGGGAGACGCCGGCGCTCTGCAGCGCGACTACGCCTCGCACAGCAGCCGCTTCCTCGCTCACCTCGATGACCCGGAAGAGATCGGCCGCAAGGCCGGGGAGCGGGCGGCGGCGCGGCTGAACCCGATACGTCCGAGCTCCGGCGCCTGCCCGGTCTTCTTCGATCCGCGCGTGTCCTCCTCGCTGCTCGGCCACTTCGTCGCCGCTGTCACCGGCAGCGCGATTGCGCGCAAGACCAGCTTCCTGCTCGACGCACTCGGCACCCAGCTGTTCGGCCCGGGCATCGTCATCCGCGACGATCCCCTGCGCCCCCGCGGGCTGCGCAGCCGTGCGTTCGACGGCGAAGGGCTGCCCTGCCGTCCGCTCGACCTCGTTGCCGACGGGATCCTGACCAGCTGGCTCGCCACCAGCGCCGACGCCCGCCAGCTCGGCATTGCGCCGACCGGCCACGCCGGGCGTTCGGTCGGCGGCAGTCCGGGGGCAGGACCGTCGAATCTGGCGTTGCTGCCCGGCGCCAAATCGCGCGACGAGCTGCTCGCCTCCGTCCCCCGGGCAATCCTCGTGACAGAGTTGATCGGCCAGGGCGTGAACCCGGTCACTGGCGACTTTAGCCGCGGCGCGGCCGGTTTCGTGGTCGAAGGCGGCGTGATCGGCCGGGCCGTCGCCGAGATAACCATTGCCGGCAATCTCAAGCAGATGTTCGCCACGCTGGAGCCTGCGAGCGACCTCGAGCTTCGCCGCGGGATCGACGCGCCGACCCTGCTGGTGCCCGAAATGACGGTGGCGAGCGCCTAG